One genomic region from Yarrowia lipolytica chromosome 1C, complete sequence encodes:
- a CDS encoding uncharacterized protein (Compare to YALI0C12617g, similar to DEHA0E14333g Debaryomyces hansenii, similar to Saccharomyces cerevisiae VTA1 (YLR181C); ancestral locus Anc_1.59) has product MCHLNSIAIYTYDADTRHTTSTTTPAAEMTTPASLKPITPYLAKAKETQTADPIISYHCKLYAAQQIVDQGLHQKDTEAAIFTGNLLDEIEKLKEEDPVLVSEKGQAVISDDTVASSYVEAFALKIFARADKQVRDKTSTKATAQMFFAAATFFEVVKLFGELDKDVVDKIKYAKFHAARILRTLKAGEDPNEFTVEDEDDVIDNAIDDGNEDTAPKQPTTEEEEAELPEEEQIKRMMAEMKKEAGVDDGADSVDPFDKRLSPKEVSIHASKALSSHDNDDPLSSIPPAPPTFLPEDNTPPAPPSNPPGDVAPPKPTLPSPQRKVSSPAKIVAKPVDPKTVLDEDALIKQAQKHAKFAISALNYEDKETALKELQAAMDLLSA; this is encoded by the coding sequence ATGTGCCACTTGAACTCAATTGCTATCTATACATACGATGCTGATACACGCCACACAACCTCTACAACTACTCCAGCAGCTGAAATGACGACTCCGGCTTCTTTGAAACCAATCACGCCGTacctggccaaggccaaggagacgCAGACGGCGGACCCCATCATCTCGTACCATTGCAAGTTGTACGCGGCGCAGCAGATTGTCGACCAGGGTCTGCATCAGAAAGACACAGAAGCCGCCATCTTCACCGGGAATTTgctggacgagattgagaagctcaaggaggaggatccGGTTCTGGTGTCGGAGAAGGGCCAGGCTGTTATCAGTGACGACACGGTGGCCAGCTCGTATGTGGAGGCTTTTGCCCTGAAGATCTTTGCCCGGGCAGACAAGCAGGTGCGGGACAAGACGAGCACCAAGGCCACGGCGCAGATGTTCTTTGCCGCGGCCACCTTCTTTGAGGTGGTCAAGCTGTTTGGAgagctggacaaggacgTTGTCGATAAGATCAAGTATGCCAAGTTCCACGCCGCTCGAATCCTCAGAACTCTCAAGGCCGGAGAAGACCCCAACGAATTCACTgtcgaggacgaggacgacgtTATCGACAACGCCATTGATGACGGAAACGAAGATACTGCTCCAAAACAACCAACCacagaagaggaggaggcagagctgcccgaggaggaacaaATCAAAAGAATGATGGcggagatgaagaaggaagcTGGCGTTGACGACGGTGCTGACTCTGTGGATCCTTTCGACAAGAGATTGTCTCCGAAAGAGGTTTCAATTCACGCCTCCAAGGCACTATCATCTCACGATAATGACGACCCCCTATCGAGCATTCCTCCTGCACCTCCGACTTTTCTTCCCGAAGACAAcactcctcctgctcctccttccaaCCCCCCCGGAGACGTGGCTCCTCCCAAACCCACTCTTCCCAGCCCGCAGCGAAAGGTGTCGTCGCCTGCAAAGATTGTGGCCAAACCAGTCGACCCCAAGACTGTGTTGGACGAAGACGCTCTGATCAAACAGGCCCAGAAACACGCCAAGTTTGCCATTTCCGCCCTCAACTacgaggacaaggagacaGCATTGAAAGAGCTTCAGGCCGCCATGGATCTGCTATCGGCATGA
- a CDS encoding uncharacterized protein (Compare to YALI0C12639g, similar to uniprot|P01129 Schizosaccharomyces pombe Start control protein cdc10, similar to Saccharomyces cerevisiae SWI6 (YLR182W); ancestral locus Anc_1.60) has translation MPDVKHESSTPGMSPELYTAVYSGIQVFEMMANDVAVMRRRTDSSLNATQILKVAGVEKSKRTKILEKEILTGAHEKVQGGYGKYQGTWIPYERGVDLCRQYSVYDVLQPLLAFDPAQVGDYTPTKEQAMAARRKRIVATKQQSRMDMPLAQPLQLPQTHTPLSVSAERALSMLGNNSMSNMSGSPSMSNMGTPQIGTPGTDSASPPAKRFKSETNGHGHGGPQNQGPQGHQSTPGHMVQQQQQQQQQQQQPNHTLEFDENLPTADLFSPTNLPMDPLPPDAHNDASRDIMTQLFMGNGATSFSPAINVDVPIDDMGHAALHWAAALARVDVVRALVMHGADRRRANYAGETALVRAILVTNNFDSGTFPQMLDIIYPAIPLLDKQNRTLLHHIALTAGIRGRAAAAKYYLECLLEWIVRRGTSPKRIRFSLARFMQEIVNAQDKYGDTALNIAARVGNRAIVTQLIEVGADPMIPNRAGLRPVDFGVTINLAEVKPMLSRSGERVGFSANAETRSKDILQTIISSIEGLDTDFSSEMAGRTRAAEQAHAELRGATNALSEARQRLEHLKNLSSKRDAMLKRATNLERALHDEDAKFQAHSGGANMSFEGNFDADQPFRTRALFQAPRDKEWSVQEMNSIEVPSQQVLQARVRAYRKNQAELERTSGELRGRSTELEHKFRRVIALSTGVAEDKVDELLEGLVQAVESDSGEVDINRVAGFLRKLEPPQQA, from the coding sequence ATGCCCGACGTGAAACACGAATCCTCCACACCTGGCATGTCGCCAGAATTGTACACCGCCGTTTACTCCGGAATCCAGGTGTTTGAAATGATGGCCAACGACGTGGCCGTCATGAGACGACGCACAGACTCGTCGCTCAACGCTACCCAAATCCTCAAGGTGGCCGGCGTGGAGAAGTCCAAACGAACCAAGATTCTCGAAAAGGAGATCCTCACCGGCGCCCACGAAAAGGTCCAGGGAGGCTACGGAAAGTACCAGGGAACATGGATCCCTTACGAGCGAGGCGTCGATCTGTGCCGACAGTACTCAGTCTACGACGTGCTGCAGCCGCTGCTAGCTTTTGATCCCGCCCAAGTCGGAGACTACACACCTACCAAGGAACAGGCCATGGCAGCCCGCCGAAAACGGATCGTCGCTAccaagcagcagagccGAATGGACATGCCTCTGGCGCAACCCCTGCAGCTTCCCCAAACACACACCCCTCTCTCTGTGTCTGCCGAAAGAGCACTTTCCATGCTCGGCAACAACTCCATGAGCAACATGAGTGGCTCACCCAGCATGTCTAATATGGGCACTCCTCAGATTGGCACTCCAGGCACAGACTCAgcgtctcctccagccaaGCGTTTCAAGTCGGAAACTAACGGACACGGACATGGTGGCCCTCAAAATCAGGGCCCCCAAGGCCACCAGAGTACTCCAGGACACATGGttcaacaacagcaacaacaacaacagcagcagcagcaacccAACCACACTCTGGAATTCGACGAAAACCTTCCCACAGCAGACCTGTTCTCCCCGACGAACCTCCCTATGGACCCTCTTCCTCCGGATGCACACAATGACGCGTCACGAGATATCATGACTCAGCTGTTTATGGGCAACGGAGCAACGAGCTTCTCGCCGGCCATCAACGTTGACGTCCCCATTGACGATATGGGACATGCTGCTCTTCATTGGGCTGCTGCCTTGGCCCGAGTGGATGTTGTACGGGCTCTGGTCATGCATGGAGCtgaccgacgacgagccaACTACGCTGGCGAGACGGCGCTAGTTCGAGCTATCCTTGTGACCAACAACTTTGACTCCGGCACCTTCCCCCAGATGCTGGATATCATTTACCCAGCCATCCCCCTACTAGATAAGCAGAACCGAACTCTTCTGCATCACATTGCCCTGACTGCTGGTATCAGAGgcagagcagcagctgcaaaGTACTACCTTGAGTGTCTGCTCGAGTGGATTGTGCGACGGGGGACGTCGCCGAAGCGAATCCGGTTCTCTTTGGCGAGATTTATgcaggagattgtcaacGCTCAGGACAAGTACGGTGATACTGCGTTGAACATTGCTGCTCGAGTCGGAAATCGTGCGATCGTGACCCAGCTGATTGAGGTTGGTGCAGATCCCATGATTCCCAATCGAGCTGGACTTCGACCTGTTGATTTCGGCGTCACTATCAACCTTGCCGAGGTTAAACCCATGCTCTCGCGGTCAGGAGAACGAGTGGGCTTCTCTGCAAATGCCGAGACGCGGTCTAAGGATATTCTGCAGACGATCATCTCGTCGATCGAGGGTCTGGACACGGATTTCTCGTCTGAGATGGCTGGACGAACTCGAGCGGCTGAACAGGCTCATGCCGAGCTCAGGGGAGCTACCAATGCACTTTCCGAGGCTCGACAGCGACTTGAGCACCTCAAGAACCTTTCTTCCAAGCGAGACGCAATGCTGAAGCGAGCAACTAACCTTGAGCGGGCTCTTCACGACGAAGATGCCAAGTTCCAGGCGCATTCCGGCGGTGCTAATATGTCTTTCGAGGGTAACTTTGACGCTGACCAGCCGTTCCGAACTCGTGCATTGTTCCAGGCTCCTCGAGACAAGGAGTGGTCTGTGCAGGAGATGAACTCGATTGAGGTCCCCTCCCAGCAAGTCCTTCAGGCTCGTGTGCGAGCGTACCGAAAGAACCAGGCTGAGCTGGAGCGAACGTCTGGAGAGCTCAGAGGCAGATCGACCGAGCTGGAACACAAGTTCCGACGGGTCATTGCTCTGTCCACTGGTGTTGCCGAGGATAAGgtggacgagctgctggagggtCTTGTCCAGGCAGTGGAGAGTGATTCAGGGGAGGTCGACATCAACCGGGTGGCTGGTTTCCTGAGAAAGTTGgagcctcctcagcaggCATGA